The Urbifossiella limnaea genome has a window encoding:
- a CDS encoding BPL-N domain-containing protein, which translates to MRPLAFFALGLVVVPAAAQSPAVVPVALYVDGGVSGKGPDMFEATAKASPDLKVTRVTAADIRAGKLKNYRVLVMPGGSGSGQAKALEPAGRDAVKQFVKDGGCYVGICAGCYLASTGYDWSLDLLPAKVIDRAHWLRGTGKVKVEFTADAKDWLKVSEPFAACRYANGPILEPLPGAKLIPLAHFREELVPKNGIPGVMINTPAVVAARHGKGWVLGVSPHPEQTDGLKQLVPSAVRWALAHP; encoded by the coding sequence ATGCGACCCCTCGCGTTCTTCGCCCTCGGCCTGGTCGTAGTTCCCGCCGCCGCGCAGTCGCCCGCCGTCGTTCCGGTCGCGCTGTACGTGGACGGCGGCGTCAGCGGGAAGGGGCCGGACATGTTCGAGGCGACCGCCAAGGCGTCGCCCGATCTGAAGGTGACGCGCGTCACGGCCGCCGACATCCGCGCCGGCAAGTTGAAGAACTACCGCGTGCTGGTGATGCCCGGCGGCAGCGGCAGCGGGCAGGCCAAGGCGCTGGAGCCCGCCGGCCGCGACGCCGTCAAGCAGTTCGTGAAGGACGGCGGCTGCTACGTCGGCATCTGCGCCGGCTGCTACCTGGCGAGCACCGGCTACGACTGGTCGCTGGACCTGCTGCCGGCGAAGGTGATCGACCGGGCGCACTGGCTCCGCGGCACCGGCAAAGTGAAAGTCGAGTTCACCGCCGACGCGAAGGACTGGCTGAAGGTGTCGGAGCCGTTCGCCGCGTGCCGGTACGCGAACGGCCCGATCCTGGAGCCGCTGCCGGGGGCGAAGCTGATCCCGCTGGCGCACTTCCGCGAGGAACTGGTGCCGAAGAACGGCATCCCGGGGGTGATGATCAACACGCCGGCGGTGGTGGCGGCGCGGCACGGCAAGGGGTGGGTGCTCGGCGTCAGCCCGCACCCGGAGCAGACCGACGGCCTGAAGCAACTGGTGCCGTCGGCCGTGCGGTGGGCG
- a CDS encoding ribonuclease H family protein translates to MPWVVGIDEAGYGPNLGPLVQAAVALHLPDDDPAGWDALKAVVRRAHEPADGRLLIDDSKKVYTAGGLAALERGVYPVFGCIPNVLGRFLDHTVPTDVADDLRAEPWFDPAQSLPALLEAGELEASAATWLRSMDVLQTNTWCGQAILTPATRFNRVVDAAGSKAAALAHGLVSLMPFHLTIGRRGVYCYPDAPVLFLCDKLGGRNFYASIVQQAFPDGWVVVEKEGAAESRYRVEGLDRPVSISFRPRADGDSVAVALASMLAKYLREVCMLQFNRFWATHVPGLAPTAGYPNDAKRYYDAIRPAMQKLGLAPDQVWRKR, encoded by the coding sequence ATGCCCTGGGTGGTGGGAATCGACGAGGCCGGGTACGGCCCGAACCTGGGGCCGCTGGTCCAGGCCGCGGTCGCGCTGCACCTCCCCGACGACGACCCCGCCGGGTGGGACGCGCTAAAAGCCGTCGTGCGCCGCGCTCACGAGCCCGCCGACGGCCGGCTGCTGATCGACGACTCGAAGAAGGTCTACACCGCCGGCGGCCTCGCGGCGCTGGAGCGCGGGGTGTATCCCGTCTTCGGGTGTATCCCGAATGTGCTCGGGCGGTTCCTCGACCACACGGTGCCCACCGACGTGGCGGACGATCTCCGGGCGGAGCCGTGGTTCGACCCGGCACAGTCGCTCCCTGCGTTGTTGGAAGCCGGGGAGTTGGAGGCGAGCGCCGCGACGTGGTTGAGATCGATGGATGTGCTCCAGACGAACACGTGGTGCGGGCAGGCGATCCTCACCCCGGCCACCCGGTTCAACCGCGTGGTGGACGCCGCCGGGTCGAAGGCGGCCGCGCTGGCTCACGGGCTGGTTTCGCTCATGCCGTTCCACCTCACCATCGGCCGGCGCGGCGTCTATTGCTACCCCGATGCCCCGGTTCTGTTCCTCTGCGACAAGCTCGGCGGGCGGAACTTCTACGCCTCGATCGTGCAGCAGGCGTTTCCCGACGGGTGGGTGGTGGTCGAGAAGGAGGGCGCCGCCGAGAGCCGCTACCGCGTCGAGGGGCTGGACCGCCCGGTCAGCATCAGCTTCCGCCCGCGGGCCGACGGCGACAGCGTCGCGGTCGCGCTGGCGTCGATGCTGGCGAAGTACCTCCGCGAGGTGTGCATGCTCCAGTTCAACCGCTTCTGGGCGACGCACGTCCCCGGCCTGGCCCCCACCGCCGGCTACCCCAACGACGCGAAGCGGTACTACGACGCCATCCGCCCCGCGATGCAGAAGCTTGGCCTCGCACCCGACCAGGTGTGGCGCAAGCGGTGA
- a CDS encoding histidine triad nucleotide-binding protein, producing MLADNIFLKIIDKSIPAKIVHEDDLCLAFHDIGPKAPVHVLLIPKKVIRTHADITPDDAVLLGHLHVVAARLAAQLGLADGYRLVVNCGDRGGQTVPHLHMHLLGGRDFGWPPG from the coding sequence ATGCTCGCCGACAACATCTTCCTCAAGATCATCGACAAGAGCATCCCCGCCAAGATCGTCCACGAGGACGACCTGTGCCTGGCGTTCCACGACATCGGCCCGAAGGCGCCGGTCCACGTGCTCCTTATCCCCAAGAAGGTGATCCGCACGCACGCCGACATCACGCCCGACGACGCGGTGCTGCTCGGCCACTTGCACGTGGTAGCGGCCCGGCTGGCGGCGCAGCTCGGCCTCGCCGACGGCTACCGGCTCGTGGTCAACTGCGGCGACCGCGGCGGGCAGACGGTACCGCACCTGCACATGCACCTGCTCGGCGGCCGCGATTTCGGCTGGCCGCCGGGGTAA
- a CDS encoding YggS family pyridoxal phosphate-dependent enzyme — MTDVRSLLAERLAAVRGRIAGAARRAGRDPAAVTLVAVTKTVTPAVAAVVFELGAADLGEGRPQELWKKAAALPAARWHLVGHLQRNKLDRTVPLAALIHSVDSERLLAALDDFGRKRGTPVPVLLEVNCSREAAKGGLRPEDLPALADTLPARSGVEVRGLMTMAAYADDPEAARPTFAELRQLRDRLRGVTGLPLPELSMGMSGDFEVGVEEGATLVRVGTTLFEGLPALE, encoded by the coding sequence ATGACCGACGTTCGTTCCCTCCTCGCCGAGCGCCTCGCCGCGGTCCGCGGCCGCATCGCGGGCGCCGCCCGCCGCGCCGGCCGCGACCCCGCCGCCGTCACCCTCGTCGCCGTCACCAAGACTGTGACGCCGGCCGTCGCCGCGGTCGTGTTCGAGCTCGGCGCCGCCGACCTGGGCGAAGGCCGGCCGCAGGAGTTGTGGAAGAAGGCCGCCGCGCTCCCCGCCGCGCGCTGGCACCTCGTCGGCCACCTCCAGCGCAACAAGCTCGACCGCACCGTGCCGCTCGCGGCGCTGATTCACTCCGTCGATTCGGAACGGCTGCTCGCCGCGCTCGACGACTTCGGCCGCAAGCGCGGCACGCCGGTGCCCGTGCTGCTCGAAGTGAATTGCAGCCGCGAGGCGGCGAAGGGCGGGCTCCGCCCCGAGGACCTGCCGGCGCTCGCGGACACGCTGCCGGCGCGCAGCGGCGTCGAGGTGCGCGGCCTGATGACGATGGCCGCGTACGCCGACGACCCCGAAGCCGCCCGGCCGACGTTCGCCGAACTGCGGCAGCTGCGCGACCGCCTCCGGGGCGTCACCGGGCTGCCGCTGCCGGAGCTTTCCATGGGGATGAGCGGCGACTTCGAGGTGGGCGTGGAAGAGGGCGCCACGCTGGTCCGCGTCGGCACCACCTTATTCGAGGGGCTGCCGGCGTTAGAATAG
- the panB gene encoding 3-methyl-2-oxobutanoate hydroxymethyltransferase, producing MSVSAEPRPVTAPAFRAAKGRSRLAVVTAYDYTSARLADEAGVDAILVGDSLGMVIQGHATSLPVTLRDVIYHTQCVVRGVKRALVIADLPFLTYQVSPRQAVRSAGKLMKFGGAHAVKLEGGERVADAVRAVVAAGIPVMAHVGLTPQSVHQFGGFKVQRDAEQLLADAAAVVAAGAFAVVVESVPADVGAKLTAALPVPTVGIGAGPGCDAQVLVFHDLLGLFADFTPKFVKRYADLGTAARDAIGAFAREVRDGTFPGPEHSFR from the coding sequence ATGTCCGTATCCGCAGAGCCCCGCCCGGTCACCGCCCCCGCCTTCCGGGCGGCGAAGGGGCGCAGCAGGCTCGCCGTCGTCACCGCCTACGACTACACCTCCGCGCGCCTCGCCGACGAGGCCGGCGTGGACGCCATCCTCGTCGGCGACTCGCTCGGCATGGTGATCCAGGGGCACGCCACGTCGCTGCCGGTGACGCTGCGCGACGTGATCTACCACACGCAGTGCGTGGTCCGCGGGGTGAAGCGCGCCCTGGTGATCGCCGACCTGCCGTTCCTGACGTACCAGGTGAGCCCGCGGCAGGCCGTCCGCAGCGCCGGCAAGCTGATGAAGTTCGGCGGCGCGCACGCGGTGAAGCTGGAGGGCGGCGAGCGCGTCGCCGACGCGGTGCGGGCGGTGGTGGCGGCCGGCATCCCGGTGATGGCGCACGTCGGGCTGACGCCGCAGTCGGTCCACCAGTTCGGCGGGTTCAAGGTGCAGCGCGACGCCGAGCAGCTGCTCGCCGACGCGGCCGCGGTCGTGGCGGCCGGGGCGTTCGCGGTGGTGGTGGAGAGCGTGCCGGCGGACGTGGGGGCGAAGCTCACGGCGGCTCTGCCGGTGCCGACGGTCGGCATCGGCGCCGGCCCCGGGTGCGACGCGCAGGTGCTGGTGTTCCACGACCTGCTCGGCCTGTTCGCCGACTTCACGCCGAAGTTCGTGAAGCGCTACGCCGACCTCGGCACCGCGGCGCGGGACGCGATCGGCGCCTTCGCCCGGGAGGTGCGCGACGGCACGTTCCCGGGGCCGGAGCACTCGTTCCGCTAG